The Bacteroidota bacterium genome includes a region encoding these proteins:
- a CDS encoding GNAT family N-acetyltransferase yields the protein MSDNIRAINKSDLDDLKNVIATSGLFPPDLLEGMVSDYFSNPETQDIWLTQLYNNKPIAVAYCAPERLTVGTYNLYLIAVHKDFQGKGIGRKLMSYVEHLLNSHGNRILLVETSGLPEFELTRKFYDICGYKREAVIRDFYLDGEDKVVFWKRLN from the coding sequence ATGTCAGACAACATCAGAGCAATAAATAAGAGCGATTTAGATGACCTTAAGAATGTAATAGCTACAAGTGGACTTTTTCCTCCCGATTTGCTCGAAGGTATGGTTTCTGATTATTTTTCTAACCCTGAAACACAGGATATTTGGTTAACACAACTTTACAATAATAAACCCATTGCTGTTGCTTATTGTGCCCCCGAAAGGCTTACTGTAGGCACATATAATCTTTATTTGATTGCTGTTCATAAAGATTTTCAAGGGAAAGGTATAGGCAGAAAACTAATGAGTTATGTTGAGCACCTGCTCAACTCACATGGTAATCGTATTTTGTTGGTTGAGACGTCCGGCTTACCTGAGTTTGAATTAACAAGGAAGTTTTACGACATATGTGGTTACAAGCGCGAAGCTGTCATTAGGGATTTTTACCTTGATGGTGAGGACAAGGTTGTTTTTTGGAAAAGGCTTAATTAA